A region from the Lentimonas sp. CC4 genome encodes:
- a CDS encoding ThuA domain-containing protein codes for MKKIFLSSLLAGAVGITSLFANSPAQLKAVPDGDLAKIRQAVPERAAATPAKPRKVLVMWLCKGYYHESIPWVNAAIQALGDETGAYQTEFTNDPADFTDSNLKQYDAIIFNSTTHLDKTGNEAMRKAIAQYAHNGGGVVGIHAATDNFYKWPEVAELMGGAFDGHPWNAKGTWRVENADPMHPMNRVFDGCSFDINDELYQMKDPYNRTKQRVILTVDAQSPVNTKVKGKKRKDNDFGLSWVRQFGKGRLYYSGFGHNKHVAWDARILKTWLDGIQFAVGDLNIPTDPIAIADAATLFLALRDGNFGLMGKRDLCRRLEPLVEPQHMAAFGPMLLDTDISHYVRKIVENTPCVESETVLIQALAKAPDALNPGIVSSLGALKSEASVAAIAQYMGETDMTGIRAAMRALGNIGNAEALAALTGVQSELPALEKERTFAVIECAYALLAAGQVAEAEAVFDQMIQSEFAHIQIAAYQGLVSARSETASKVIAHMNSSDDPRIQQAGAVLIADLPKAALNDFVARLGSFSEPVQLTILDTVKAKGGHSSAAVVATLLDAPSAALQIAAIQTLGAVGDASYTEKLLDKAGESRDMEKAVVQSISSLKDPEVDQILRGIVQQQSAHTLLAVECLSQRQANLETFKVLLGCLTAEDTSLARKAGNALISQTQFSDLPALVAVVKSAPDSFASKVLVKILSDNTYPNAAEAVEVTEQAIAALQQSSQQASVTKTLVRYPLPKTKALLNQLQQNAALAKVAADTLQSIEISLTQPPTLESSHGKERLKNLYNRNPKDRWTTDAFMKPGMWLQINLAAPMSIDTIALDNSGGSQNDFPRSYEVYISDDGQSWGSPVLKGKGANPVTLIKLDGRTTSHVKIVCTDQQNKLYWSVHDLKINNISLAK; via the coding sequence ATGAAAAAGATATTTCTAAGTTCTCTGCTTGCAGGTGCAGTCGGCATCACAAGTCTGTTTGCAAATAGTCCCGCTCAATTGAAGGCGGTGCCTGATGGTGATTTGGCAAAAATTCGCCAAGCGGTGCCCGAGCGCGCTGCGGCGACGCCCGCGAAGCCACGCAAGGTGCTGGTGATGTGGCTCTGTAAGGGCTATTACCACGAGTCTATCCCGTGGGTGAATGCAGCGATTCAGGCGCTTGGCGATGAGACGGGTGCCTATCAAACAGAGTTTACTAATGATCCCGCTGACTTTACCGACAGCAATCTCAAGCAGTATGATGCGATCATTTTTAACAGCACCACGCATCTGGATAAAACCGGCAATGAGGCGATGCGTAAAGCCATCGCACAGTATGCACACAATGGCGGTGGTGTTGTGGGTATTCACGCGGCAACTGACAATTTCTACAAATGGCCTGAAGTGGCTGAATTAATGGGCGGCGCGTTTGACGGTCACCCATGGAATGCTAAAGGCACATGGCGAGTTGAGAACGCGGATCCGATGCATCCGATGAACCGCGTCTTTGATGGTTGCAGCTTCGATATTAACGATGAGCTGTATCAGATGAAAGATCCTTATAATCGCACGAAGCAGCGCGTCATACTCACTGTAGATGCGCAGAGTCCGGTGAATACGAAGGTCAAAGGCAAGAAGCGTAAGGATAATGATTTCGGCCTCAGTTGGGTGCGTCAATTCGGCAAAGGACGTCTGTATTATTCAGGTTTCGGGCACAATAAGCATGTCGCATGGGATGCCCGCATCTTGAAGACATGGCTCGATGGGATCCAGTTTGCAGTTGGCGATTTGAATATTCCTACCGATCCAATTGCGATAGCAGATGCAGCGACACTGTTTCTCGCGTTGCGGGACGGCAACTTTGGTCTGATGGGTAAGCGTGACCTCTGTCGTCGCCTAGAGCCACTGGTCGAACCTCAGCACATGGCAGCGTTTGGGCCAATGTTGCTGGATACTGATATCTCACACTATGTTCGAAAGATTGTGGAGAATACACCCTGTGTTGAAAGTGAAACCGTGCTGATTCAGGCGCTCGCAAAGGCGCCGGATGCATTGAATCCAGGCATCGTCAGTTCGCTCGGCGCATTAAAAAGTGAGGCATCAGTGGCAGCGATTGCACAGTATATGGGTGAGACTGACATGACAGGAATTCGCGCTGCGATGCGCGCACTTGGGAATATAGGTAATGCCGAAGCCTTAGCAGCTCTCACCGGCGTGCAATCGGAGCTTCCGGCGTTGGAGAAAGAGCGCACCTTTGCAGTGATTGAGTGTGCATATGCATTATTAGCCGCAGGCCAGGTTGCCGAAGCTGAGGCTGTCTTTGATCAAATGATTCAGAGTGAGTTCGCGCACATACAGATCGCAGCCTATCAAGGCCTAGTCAGTGCACGATCCGAGACAGCGAGCAAAGTCATCGCACATATGAACAGCTCCGACGACCCGCGCATTCAACAAGCGGGTGCAGTCTTGATCGCAGATTTGCCTAAGGCTGCATTGAATGATTTTGTCGCACGGCTTGGTAGCTTTAGCGAACCGGTGCAATTGACCATTTTGGACACTGTCAAAGCAAAGGGGGGTCATTCTTCCGCGGCAGTCGTGGCAACGCTTTTGGACGCACCGAGCGCCGCGTTGCAAATCGCCGCGATTCAGACATTAGGGGCGGTCGGGGATGCCTCTTATACTGAAAAGCTGTTGGATAAAGCAGGCGAGAGCCGCGATATGGAGAAAGCGGTCGTGCAGTCTATTAGCTCGCTGAAGGATCCTGAAGTGGATCAGATCCTGCGCGGTATCGTGCAGCAACAATCCGCGCATACACTGCTAGCGGTGGAGTGCCTGAGTCAGCGACAGGCGAATCTCGAAACCTTTAAGGTGCTGCTTGGCTGTCTAACCGCTGAGGATACCTCACTCGCTCGCAAGGCCGGTAATGCGCTGATCTCGCAGACGCAGTTCTCTGATCTGCCTGCACTCGTGGCGGTCGTCAAATCGGCTCCGGATAGCTTCGCTTCCAAGGTGTTGGTGAAGATTCTCTCGGATAATACCTATCCGAATGCTGCAGAGGCCGTGGAGGTGACTGAACAAGCCATCGCTGCGCTTCAGCAGTCCAGTCAGCAGGCCTCAGTCACGAAGACGCTCGTTCGTTATCCATTGCCAAAGACTAAAGCACTGCTGAATCAATTGCAGCAGAATGCGGCACTCGCAAAGGTCGCTGCAGATACCTTGCAATCCATCGAGATCTCACTGACTCAGCCGCCGACTTTGGAAAGCTCGCACGGCAAGGAGCGGTTGAAGAACTTATACAACCGCAACCCGAAGGACCGCTGGACAACCGATGCGTTTATGAAGCCCGGAATGTGGCTACAGATCAACCTGGCTGCGCCAATGTCGATCGACACCATCGCCCTCGACAACTCCGGTGGGAGTCAAAATGATTTTCCACGCAGCTATGAGGTCTATATCAGTGATGACGGCCAAAGCTGGGGGAGTCCTGTGCTCAAGGGAAAAGGTGCGAACCCTGTAACACTCATTAAACTAGACGGGCGCACAACGAGCCACGTCAAGATCGTCTGCACGGACCAACAAAATAAATTGTATTGGTCCGTTCATGATCTAAAAATCAACAATATCTCACTAGCCAAATAG
- a CDS encoding carbohydrate-binding protein — protein MRINFEKLLRIQRLAGRFISCAAILFGGAALAQTYEDIDGLVVIEIEHTPSALGKWLFESDLGGYTGTGYLRFNGNSPPSGPADSPLEYTFQINQPGLYYLHWHAAKTVWDGRTDVANDAYVRVEGDYNAGPNPGDSHGDDAPLSMLQSDTKFFAGSVDAFSWASGNRLDPGGHDSKRVAVYDFKAGETYKVVLSGRSQLFRFNRMVFRHVDVDKATAEDLSQPETYAGERYEYDATTDFPDLTSGVADYYVDTARNALGINASIVEFRDQFARASLTFDGEPDTYDVVVTALKEEDGECTYRLLVNGVQVGSATNDPTATDYESQQHLFEDVVIPAGAEISVESNSVTNGLIPEGSGTAYARGRWTTLNLSPPGSVIIPIQTPFGSGSILPGRIEAEDFDDGGEGLAYHDIGNGSGGVNYRAGETVFVENSGDSTGTYNVGWIADGEWLEYTTDITGGTYDLNIRMASNHSTIGDLRIVLGGTPLLNDGQVLATVDFSHTGGWQTYQTFTIPDITLPEGDNQIVRLEVVGGNFNLNWFEFVPDQEPYNGTAVSLPGRVEAENYDTGGQRFSFYDTGESNQGGAYRSDAVDIQSSSDTGGGHHIGWTADGEWLEYTTDIAAGTYDIELRLASDNSAPGELTLVLGGTPFGGDGTVLGTIDVPDTGGWNSFQTFTISAVDLPAGDGQIIRAEITDGNFNFNWFEVVTSSRPVVDAGDDQELIFPENLTAVAGSVTDNDGIDTLSWVQVSGPSAASLNGTDSLNLSVSSLVVGQYVFRLTATDMLGNAASDDVVVNVLPEGGLFAAVTSFTLVNADTNEPVPGFDPIADGATIPTTLIGTTNLNILVNTSPDTDFGRVFVEVSGATAATRNENGYPWALFGDTDGVLWDGSFNEGAHTLTATPYSEDGSGGDVGTPLTITFTVTTIGEYPVVDAGADRNLFLPNNSVILSGSAIDNGTIASYQWTLVSGPNTPALVDSDTDTVSVSGLVEGSYTFRLTATDDESNSGRDDVMVSVVEAGDGSVAIEGELKRWHKVTLTLDGPAASESGITNPFADYRMDVTFHHPESGLTYVLPGYFAADGDAANTSATAGSSWRAHLSPDHTGTWTYQVSFREGPNVAMETSLLAGDAVAPFDGVSGHFVIEETDKAGRDLRAKGRLQYVGEHYMTFAHTGETFIKQGPDAPENFLSYQDFDGDFKTDGEKDHLVKTWTAHIPDWSEGDPTWQGGKGKGIVGAINYLASEGMNAFSFLTMNIEGDDRNVFPYTTYTERYRMDCSRLDQWQMVLEHGTNRGMFLHFKLTETENELLQDGGEVGPERKLYYREILARFGHNLALNWNLGEENHDQTDAQRKEMAQWFHDNDPYQHPIVIHSHPSEQNLEDVYAPMLGDLSKLDGASIQTGSANFSDVPGRIKEWVTRSRDAGKKWVVAADETGGAAAGIRPDADAGNSHSDGRKNALWGCLLAGGYGNEYYFGYSYAHSDLTCEDFRSRDQWWDYCRYALEFFEKVELPLTEMINDNTISSAGNDYCFYKEGSTYLIYLKLGNTTSIDLTGVSGEFTVSWYDPRNGGELQQGSVTSISGGGSVSVGTPPSATDSEWVVLVHQPKRVAYIHGDVSEGGAVPSGSEAPFNQMLLSDTGNEGLSAFEDLVQEQALRIDAYYDQDTTLDASFLNQFDVVIFGLHQKIWSASEKAALDAWLRAGGGMLIYSDSASGGRFNIVGAQNPVGQTVVNNLISDYGMQVTVDQANGVRAYRAGSEQNYPIVWDQAVLEGEGVSPVAVDPNGAGLVLIPYVNDPTYRVSGDAIINHTQNVTITNPDYAALAWAYVGQGDLIVMFDRQPMWNNGGGSNIQKRDNALILKRLVRFLSGLDRFAEIDRDGDGIADREEGYEDLDGDGIPNHLDDDSDGDGTSDAGELRLGLNPADASEAFTARFVAEQGQLELHWPTMPGNRFRMLHSSDLSLPRAQWDVYQSGIISTANRASYPIVPELDQDFFVLELE, from the coding sequence ATGCGAATAAACTTCGAGAAACTTTTGCGTATCCAGCGGCTTGCTGGACGCTTCATTAGCTGTGCTGCGATCCTCTTTGGAGGTGCTGCGCTTGCTCAAACTTATGAGGATATTGATGGCCTCGTTGTTATTGAGATTGAGCACACACCGTCGGCTCTAGGTAAATGGTTGTTCGAGTCGGACCTCGGCGGATATACTGGGACTGGTTATCTGCGTTTTAATGGAAATTCGCCGCCTTCAGGGCCTGCGGATTCGCCCTTAGAGTATACCTTCCAGATTAACCAGCCGGGCCTCTATTACTTACACTGGCACGCTGCGAAGACGGTATGGGATGGTCGGACCGATGTCGCTAATGATGCCTATGTTCGTGTCGAAGGTGACTATAATGCTGGGCCCAATCCCGGCGACAGTCACGGTGATGATGCTCCACTGTCGATGCTTCAAAGCGATACTAAGTTTTTTGCAGGTAGCGTGGATGCGTTTTCCTGGGCTTCGGGGAATCGACTCGATCCGGGAGGGCATGATAGCAAGCGTGTCGCGGTCTATGATTTTAAAGCGGGTGAAACCTACAAAGTCGTCCTATCGGGGCGTTCGCAGTTGTTCCGTTTTAACCGCATGGTGTTTCGTCATGTCGATGTCGATAAAGCAACGGCTGAAGATCTTTCCCAACCTGAAACTTATGCTGGCGAACGCTATGAGTATGACGCAACCACCGACTTTCCGGACCTCACCAGCGGAGTCGCTGATTACTATGTCGATACGGCGCGCAATGCATTGGGGATCAATGCGTCGATCGTGGAGTTTCGCGATCAGTTTGCACGGGCAAGCCTGACTTTTGATGGTGAGCCGGATACCTACGACGTCGTGGTGACTGCGTTGAAGGAGGAAGATGGCGAATGCACTTATCGACTGCTTGTGAATGGAGTGCAGGTCGGCAGTGCCACGAATGATCCAACGGCGACCGACTATGAGTCCCAGCAGCATTTATTTGAAGATGTCGTCATTCCTGCGGGTGCGGAAATTTCCGTGGAATCGAATAGTGTGACCAACGGGCTCATTCCTGAAGGGAGTGGCACTGCATATGCGCGTGGCCGCTGGACGACCTTGAATCTTTCGCCTCCAGGCTCCGTGATCATTCCGATTCAGACGCCTTTTGGATCCGGATCTATTTTGCCAGGACGCATCGAAGCGGAGGATTTTGACGATGGGGGCGAAGGTCTCGCTTACCATGATATTGGCAACGGCTCGGGTGGGGTGAACTATCGCGCTGGTGAAACAGTGTTTGTAGAGAATTCGGGAGACTCGACCGGGACTTACAACGTGGGCTGGATTGCTGATGGAGAGTGGTTAGAGTATACGACCGATATCACCGGAGGCACGTATGACCTGAATATTCGTATGGCGAGTAACCATTCGACCATCGGTGACTTGCGTATTGTCCTCGGTGGCACGCCATTGCTGAACGATGGTCAGGTGCTGGCGACTGTTGATTTTTCCCATACCGGTGGGTGGCAGACGTATCAAACGTTCACGATTCCTGACATTACACTTCCTGAGGGTGACAACCAAATCGTGCGTCTGGAAGTGGTTGGCGGAAACTTTAACCTGAACTGGTTTGAATTTGTGCCGGATCAAGAGCCTTACAACGGCACGGCAGTTTCGCTACCAGGCCGTGTGGAAGCGGAGAATTATGACACGGGTGGTCAACGGTTCTCCTTCTATGATACGGGTGAAAGTAATCAGGGTGGGGCTTATCGCAGCGATGCAGTCGATATTCAAAGCTCATCCGATACTGGGGGTGGCCACCACATCGGATGGACGGCCGATGGCGAATGGCTTGAATACACGACTGACATTGCTGCCGGCACGTATGATATCGAACTGCGACTCGCGAGTGACAACAGTGCACCCGGAGAGCTTACTTTGGTGCTGGGGGGCACTCCCTTCGGTGGCGACGGCACCGTCCTTGGCACGATCGACGTTCCCGATACGGGAGGCTGGAACTCGTTTCAGACTTTTACAATTTCCGCGGTCGATTTGCCTGCGGGTGATGGCCAGATTATACGGGCTGAGATTACGGATGGTAATTTTAATTTTAACTGGTTTGAAGTGGTTACCAGTAGTCGGCCGGTAGTCGATGCTGGTGATGACCAGGAATTGATCTTTCCCGAGAACTTAACTGCAGTGGCCGGATCAGTTACAGACAATGATGGTATCGACACGCTTAGTTGGGTGCAGGTTTCGGGGCCGAGTGCAGCTTCACTCAATGGCACCGACAGCCTAAACCTGTCGGTTTCCAGTCTTGTTGTCGGCCAGTATGTGTTCCGGCTTACCGCAACGGACATGCTCGGGAATGCCGCGAGTGATGATGTTGTCGTGAATGTGCTACCTGAGGGCGGTCTGTTTGCGGCAGTCACGTCGTTTACTTTAGTCAATGCCGATACCAATGAACCGGTTCCGGGCTTTGATCCAATTGCGGATGGGGCGACGATCCCGACTACTTTGATTGGCACGACGAATTTAAATATCTTGGTGAACACATCACCAGATACGGATTTTGGCCGTGTCTTCGTGGAGGTGAGCGGCGCGACCGCAGCGACCCGCAACGAGAACGGTTATCCATGGGCCTTGTTTGGCGATACGGACGGTGTGCTGTGGGATGGCTCTTTTAATGAGGGTGCGCACACCTTGACTGCGACACCGTATTCCGAAGATGGCAGTGGCGGCGATGTTGGGACGCCGCTGACGATTACGTTTACAGTCACTACGATAGGCGAATACCCAGTCGTGGATGCGGGGGCGGATCGTAATCTATTTCTACCGAATAACTCTGTGATTCTAAGTGGATCGGCGATCGATAATGGCACGATTGCCAGTTACCAGTGGACTCTGGTTTCTGGGCCGAATACGCCGGCTCTCGTTGATTCGGATACCGATACTGTGAGTGTCAGTGGTCTGGTTGAAGGTAGCTATACCTTCCGACTCACTGCGACGGATGATGAAAGCAATAGCGGTCGTGACGATGTGATGGTTTCCGTGGTCGAAGCGGGCGATGGGAGTGTGGCTATTGAGGGCGAACTCAAACGCTGGCATAAGGTGACGCTTACTCTGGATGGGCCTGCGGCCTCGGAGAGCGGAATTACGAATCCATTTGCCGACTATCGTATGGATGTGACCTTCCACCATCCGGAGTCAGGGCTGACCTATGTTCTGCCCGGCTACTTCGCTGCAGATGGTGATGCTGCGAATACTTCAGCGACTGCCGGTAGCTCATGGCGCGCTCATTTGAGCCCGGATCATACGGGAACGTGGACTTATCAGGTTTCGTTCCGCGAAGGTCCGAATGTTGCGATGGAAACAAGTCTATTGGCAGGCGATGCTGTGGCTCCGTTTGATGGCGTCTCGGGGCACTTCGTGATCGAAGAGACCGATAAGGCCGGTCGTGATCTTCGTGCCAAGGGGCGTTTGCAGTATGTCGGCGAACACTATATGACCTTTGCACACACTGGTGAAACGTTCATCAAGCAGGGCCCGGATGCTCCCGAGAATTTCCTCTCATATCAGGACTTTGATGGAGACTTCAAAACGGATGGAGAGAAGGATCATTTGGTAAAGACTTGGACGGCTCACATTCCGGATTGGTCGGAGGGAGATCCGACTTGGCAGGGTGGTAAAGGAAAGGGGATCGTTGGTGCGATCAACTATCTGGCCTCTGAAGGCATGAACGCCTTCTCCTTCCTGACGATGAATATCGAGGGGGATGACCGCAATGTCTTCCCTTATACGACTTACACTGAGCGTTACCGCATGGATTGCTCGCGCCTTGACCAGTGGCAGATGGTTTTAGAGCACGGCACGAACAGGGGCATGTTTCTGCACTTTAAGCTCACTGAGACGGAGAACGAACTCCTTCAGGACGGCGGTGAAGTAGGCCCTGAGCGTAAACTCTACTATAGGGAAATCCTTGCGCGCTTTGGGCACAACTTAGCGTTGAACTGGAATTTGGGTGAGGAGAACCACGACCAAACCGACGCGCAACGAAAGGAAATGGCGCAGTGGTTCCATGATAACGACCCGTATCAACATCCGATTGTGATCCATTCGCATCCTTCAGAGCAAAATCTGGAAGACGTCTATGCCCCGATGCTGGGTGATCTGTCTAAACTCGATGGTGCATCGATTCAAACGGGTTCAGCAAACTTCTCAGATGTGCCCGGCCGCATCAAGGAGTGGGTCACGCGTTCGCGCGATGCGGGTAAGAAGTGGGTTGTTGCCGCGGATGAGACCGGTGGTGCTGCGGCAGGTATTCGTCCGGACGCGGATGCCGGAAACTCACATAGCGATGGGCGTAAAAATGCACTTTGGGGCTGCTTGCTCGCGGGTGGCTATGGCAACGAGTATTACTTCGGCTATTCGTATGCACACTCCGATCTAACTTGTGAAGACTTCCGTAGTCGTGATCAGTGGTGGGACTACTGCCGCTATGCGTTGGAGTTCTTCGAGAAGGTAGAGCTGCCGCTCACCGAGATGATCAACGATAACACGATCAGCAGTGCGGGGAATGACTACTGTTTCTACAAGGAAGGATCTACCTATCTGATTTATCTGAAACTGGGTAACACCACCTCGATTGACCTGACCGGGGTCAGCGGAGAGTTCACTGTAAGTTGGTATGATCCACGCAACGGCGGAGAGTTGCAGCAGGGCAGTGTCACGAGCATCAGTGGTGGCGGTAGTGTTTCAGTTGGCACGCCGCCCTCAGCGACTGACAGCGAGTGGGTTGTCCTAGTGCACCAGCCGAAGCGGGTCGCATACATCCATGGAGATGTGTCCGAAGGTGGCGCTGTTCCTTCTGGTAGCGAAGCTCCTTTTAATCAGATGTTGTTGAGTGATACCGGTAATGAAGGTCTGAGCGCCTTTGAGGATCTCGTTCAGGAGCAAGCGCTGCGGATCGATGCATATTACGACCAGGATACGACCTTAGACGCTAGCTTTCTGAATCAGTTTGATGTAGTCATCTTTGGACTGCACCAAAAGATTTGGTCGGCTAGTGAAAAAGCTGCATTGGACGCTTGGCTGCGAGCTGGTGGTGGTATGTTGATCTACAGTGATTCTGCCTCGGGCGGACGCTTTAACATCGTCGGTGCGCAGAATCCGGTGGGGCAGACGGTGGTGAATAACCTGATCAGCGATTACGGTATGCAGGTGACCGTGGATCAGGCAAATGGTGTCAGAGCGTATCGTGCTGGCTCTGAGCAGAACTATCCCATTGTTTGGGATCAAGCAGTGCTCGAAGGAGAGGGCGTTTCGCCAGTCGCGGTTGATCCTAATGGGGCGGGTTTGGTGCTGATCCCCTATGTGAATGATCCTACGTATCGCGTATCGGGCGATGCGATTATTAATCACACTCAAAATGTAACGATCACAAACCCAGACTATGCCGCGCTGGCATGGGCATATGTGGGGCAGGGGGATCTCATTGTGATGTTTGACCGCCAGCCTATGTGGAATAATGGCGGTGGTTCGAATATACAGAAACGCGACAACGCGCTTATTTTAAAGCGACTCGTGCGCTTCTTGTCTGGCCTGGATCGTTTTGCGGAGATCGATCGCGATGGCGATGGTATTGCCGATCGTGAAGAAGGTTATGAAGATTTGGATGGCGATGGCATACCGAATCATCTGGATGATGATAGCGATGGCGACGGCACTTCAGATGCTGGAGAGTTGCGTTTAGGTCTGAATCCTGCAGATGCGAGTGAGGCTTTTACTGCACGTTTCGTCGCAGAACAGGGTCAACTAGAGTTGCACTGGCCGACCATGCCGGGGAACCGTTTCCGTATGCTGCATTCGAGTGACCTCAGTCTTCCACGTGCACAGTGGGATGTCTATCAGAGTGGTATCATATCGACTGCCAATCGTGCAAGCTATCCGATCGTGCCTGAGTTGGATCAGGACTTTTTCGTGCTCGAATTAGAGTGA
- a CDS encoding Gfo/Idh/MocA family oxidoreductase has protein sequence MSQLSRRNFIKQSAVVGAGAFVLPRFSIGKPGGSPNSKLNIAMIGVGDIVGMACNGIKGENIVAMADVDSRQFGNSSKRHPELKKAKTFTDYRRMLDQLGHDIDAVCINTPDHMHFAATIDAMQRGKHVCTQKPLAHNIWQCRTLKKAKDKYGVVTNMANQGHTYHGIRQMREWVEADVFGDVTEVHMGTNGPNWKSRYFALPEGSRIGSDPLPRELDWDQWLGPQESRHFNKAYHPLTWRGFYDFGTGQFGDWFCHIGDGPVWILDLYEPVSVECIEKGPTLAEGMVPNHSVIKFEFKARGSKAPCTLYWYDGMNNGGTSIKHPEEWDLGKIPGGGSFWYGTKQNGYLDARSNNPRLSTKQANQDFNKGAGIPQKYERLNGVKGPFHEWVKCIKGDLKECGSNFDYAAPMTEVALIGLLAQRFGGRIEWDLAKGVTNRPELNAYVKEPVRSGWEYGTNLWR, from the coding sequence ATGAGTCAGCTATCTCGTAGAAATTTCATAAAGCAATCTGCTGTTGTGGGGGCTGGCGCTTTTGTGCTTCCTCGGTTTTCGATTGGAAAGCCGGGGGGCTCACCTAATAGCAAGTTGAACATAGCGATGATCGGTGTTGGTGATATCGTTGGCATGGCGTGCAATGGTATTAAGGGAGAGAATATCGTGGCCATGGCGGATGTGGACTCGCGTCAGTTTGGTAATAGTTCGAAGCGTCATCCTGAATTAAAGAAAGCGAAGACCTTTACAGACTATCGTCGAATGTTGGATCAGTTGGGGCACGATATTGATGCGGTCTGTATTAATACACCGGATCATATGCACTTCGCCGCAACCATCGATGCCATGCAACGTGGTAAGCACGTCTGCACACAGAAACCTCTCGCGCATAACATATGGCAGTGTCGCACTCTTAAAAAGGCAAAGGACAAGTATGGTGTGGTCACGAACATGGCGAATCAAGGTCACACGTATCATGGCATCCGTCAGATGCGTGAATGGGTTGAGGCGGATGTATTCGGTGATGTGACAGAGGTTCATATGGGCACCAATGGGCCAAATTGGAAATCTCGCTACTTCGCTTTACCGGAGGGCAGTCGCATCGGTTCGGATCCGCTTCCACGAGAGTTAGACTGGGATCAGTGGCTTGGGCCGCAGGAAAGTCGTCATTTTAACAAAGCCTATCATCCGCTGACGTGGCGCGGGTTTTATGATTTCGGCACTGGGCAATTTGGAGACTGGTTTTGCCATATTGGGGATGGCCCAGTTTGGATACTAGATCTCTATGAACCTGTGTCGGTTGAGTGTATCGAAAAAGGCCCGACATTGGCTGAGGGCATGGTGCCAAATCACAGTGTAATTAAATTTGAGTTTAAGGCTCGTGGAAGCAAAGCGCCGTGCACGCTGTATTGGTATGATGGTATGAATAATGGCGGCACTTCAATTAAACATCCTGAAGAGTGGGATTTAGGCAAGATTCCCGGAGGCGGTTCTTTCTGGTATGGAACCAAGCAGAATGGTTACCTCGACGCCCGTTCGAATAACCCACGTTTGTCGACGAAGCAGGCGAATCAGGACTTTAACAAGGGTGCTGGTATTCCCCAAAAATATGAGCGACTCAATGGTGTGAAAGGTCCGTTTCATGAATGGGTCAAGTGCATCAAGGGTGATCTCAAGGAGTGTGGTTCAAATTTCGATTATGCTGCGCCAATGACTGAAGTCGCTTTGATTGGCTTATTAGCACAGCGCTTTGGTGGACGCATAGAGTGGGACCTCGCGAAGGGTGTCACGAATCGCCCAGAGCTGAATGCTTATGTGAAAGAGCCTGTCCGCAGTGGATGGGAATATGGCACGAACCTGTGGAGATAA
- a CDS encoding family 16 glycoside hydrolase — protein sequence MLTKIITSFLTLSLLSLTVSRSQHSPEWRPLLDPELSQFEIWMGVPHASVEDLPVGTYQSENVHNGTPMGLNADFKNVFSVSIEDGEPVLKVTGEIYGGLTTLEAFENYHLRLQVRWGERKWEPRLDKLRNSGLPYHCHVG from the coding sequence ATGCTAACTAAAATTATTACTTCTTTCCTCACGCTCAGTTTGCTCAGTCTGACTGTCAGTCGAAGCCAGCATAGCCCTGAGTGGCGCCCCTTGCTAGACCCAGAGCTTTCTCAGTTTGAGATCTGGATGGGGGTGCCGCACGCAAGCGTGGAAGATTTACCAGTAGGCACTTACCAGTCGGAGAATGTGCATAATGGCACACCGATGGGGCTGAATGCCGATTTCAAAAACGTCTTCTCCGTCAGTATTGAAGATGGCGAACCGGTGTTGAAGGTTACTGGAGAGATCTATGGAGGTCTGACGACTTTAGAAGCATTCGAAAACTACCATTTGCGGTTGCAGGTTCGCTGGGGCGAACGCAAGTGGGAGCCTCGTCTTGATAAACTCAGGAATAGTGGACTACCCTATCATTGCCATGTCGGCTGA